From Mycobacterium lacus, one genomic window encodes:
- the tnpB gene encoding IS607 family element RNA-guided endonuclease TnpB produces MARFEVPDGWCVQAFRFTLDPTEDQARSLARHFGARRKAYNWTVASLKADIQAWRADGIASAKPSLRVLRKRWNAVKDKVCVNAETGQVWWQECSKEAYADGIRGAVDAYWNWQTSRAGKRVGFPRFKRKGRDADRVCFTTGAMRVEPDGRHLTLPVIGTVRTHENTRRIERLIAKDRARVLAISVRRNGTRLDASVRVLIQRPQQPRVACPDSRVGVDVGVRRLATVADECGAVIEQVENPRPLDVALRELRQVCRARSRCTKGSRQYRERTTQMSRLHRRINDVRTHHLHVLTTRLAKTHGQIVVEGLDAAGMLRQKGLPGSRARRRGLSDAALGTPRRHLPYKTGWYGSALVVADRWFPSSKTCHVCRHVQDIGWDEKWQCGGCLVTHQRDDNAAINLARYEETSSVVGPVGAAVKRGADRKPRPGRAGGREARKGRSHKAAEQPRDGVQVA; encoded by the coding sequence ATGGCGAGGTTCGAGGTGCCTGACGGGTGGTGTGTGCAGGCGTTCCGGTTCACGCTGGACCCGACCGAGGATCAAGCCAGGTCGCTGGCACGGCATTTCGGCGCCCGGCGCAAGGCATACAACTGGACTGTGGCCAGCTTGAAAGCCGATATCCAAGCCTGGCGCGCCGACGGGATAGCGAGCGCGAAGCCGTCGCTGCGGGTGCTGCGGAAACGCTGGAACGCCGTCAAGGACAAGGTGTGCGTCAACGCCGAGACCGGGCAGGTGTGGTGGCAGGAATGCTCGAAGGAGGCCTACGCCGACGGAATCCGCGGCGCGGTGGACGCGTACTGGAACTGGCAGACCTCCCGCGCGGGTAAGCGGGTCGGGTTTCCGCGGTTTAAGCGCAAGGGCCGCGACGCGGATCGGGTGTGTTTCACCACCGGCGCGATGCGTGTGGAGCCCGACGGCCGGCATCTGACGCTGCCGGTGATCGGCACCGTCCGCACGCACGAGAACACCCGCCGCATCGAACGGCTCATTGCGAAGGACCGGGCACGGGTGTTGGCGATTTCGGTGCGCCGCAACGGCACCCGTCTGGATGCGAGCGTGAGGGTCCTCATCCAACGGCCCCAACAGCCGCGCGTGGCCTGTCCTGATTCGCGGGTGGGTGTCGATGTCGGGGTGCGCCGGCTCGCCACGGTCGCCGACGAGTGCGGGGCCGTGATCGAGCAAGTTGAGAACCCGCGACCGCTCGACGTTGCGTTGCGCGAGCTGCGCCAGGTCTGCCGGGCCCGGTCGCGCTGCACGAAAGGCTCCCGGCAATATCGTGAGCGCACCACCCAGATGTCCCGGTTGCACCGCCGGATCAACGACGTTCGCACTCATCACCTGCACGTCCTGACAACACGATTGGCCAAAACCCACGGCCAGATCGTTGTTGAAGGTTTGGACGCGGCGGGGATGCTGCGGCAAAAGGGCTTGCCGGGTTCCCGCGCCAGACGGCGCGGACTGTCGGACGCGGCCCTGGGCACGCCTCGACGCCACCTGCCGTACAAGACGGGCTGGTACGGGTCGGCACTGGTGGTCGCCGACCGCTGGTTTCCTTCGTCGAAAACCTGCCACGTGTGCCGGCATGTGCAGGACATCGGCTGGGACGAAAAATGGCAATGCGGCGGCTGTTTGGTCACACACCAGCGTGATGACAACGCCGCGATCAACCTCGCACGCTACGAGGAAACATCTAGCGTCGTCGGCCCAGTTGGGGCCGCCGTCAAGCGTGGAGCCGACCGTAAGCCCCGGCCTGGCCGGGCGGGTGGCCGTGAAGCGCGGAAGGGACGCAGCCACAAGGCTGCCGAACAACCCCGAGATGGGGTGCAAGTCGCGTGA
- a CDS encoding DUF3515 domain-containing protein — translation MPDSGGPPRALIIAAVALAVTATGVILGIAVTRQAPQPPVTLPAAPAPDATTPACRALVAALPQRLGDYQRAPVAQPAPEGAAAWRAGWDGAPVVLRCGLERPADFVVGSPIQIVDRVQWFEVAAQSTDGGRSTWYTVDRPVYVALTLPAGSGPTPIQQLSEVIDRTVAAVPIDPAPAR, via the coding sequence GTGCCCGACTCAGGCGGGCCGCCGCGCGCCCTGATCATCGCCGCCGTGGCCTTGGCGGTGACGGCGACCGGAGTAATCCTGGGCATCGCCGTGACCCGCCAGGCGCCACAACCACCCGTTACGTTGCCTGCCGCACCCGCCCCGGACGCCACCACCCCGGCCTGCCGGGCATTGGTCGCGGCGCTGCCGCAGCGACTCGGCGACTACCAGCGCGCGCCGGTGGCGCAACCGGCGCCCGAAGGCGCCGCCGCCTGGCGGGCCGGGTGGGACGGCGCACCTGTGGTGCTGCGCTGCGGACTCGAACGCCCGGCCGACTTCGTCGTTGGTTCGCCCATCCAGATCGTCGACCGGGTGCAGTGGTTCGAGGTCGCCGCGCAATCCACCGACGGGGGCCGCTCCACCTGGTACACCGTCGACCGACCGGTATATGTGGCGCTGACGCTGCCCGCGGGATCAGGGCCCACTCCAATCCAGCAGCTGTCCGAGGTGATCGACCGCACGGTCGCGGCGGTGCCCATCGACCCGGCGCCAGCTCGCTAG
- a CDS encoding D-alanine--D-alanine ligase family protein, with protein sequence MNASDRRIRVAVVFGGRSNEHAISCVSAGSILRNLDPRRFDVIAIGITPEGTWVLTDGDPDALAITDRRLPEVSAGSGIELALPADPRRGGQLVALPPGAGEALASVDVVFPVLHGPYGEDGTIQGLLELAGVPYVGAGVLASAVGMDKEFTKKLLAAEGLPVGPHAVLRPSRPALQRQERERLGLPVFVKPARGGSSIGVSRVSSWDQLPAAVAEARRHDPKVIIEAAMIGRELECGVLEMPDGAVEASTVGEIRVAGVRGREDAFYDFATKYLDDAAELDVPAKVDDDVADAVRELAIRAFRAIDCQGLARVDFFLTDEGPVINEVNTMPGFTTISMYPRMWAASHVDYPTLVATMVDTALARGVGLH encoded by the coding sequence GTGAATGCCAGCGACCGGCGTATCCGGGTTGCCGTCGTGTTCGGCGGGCGCAGCAATGAACACGCGATCTCGTGTGTGTCGGCGGGCAGCATCTTGCGCAATCTCGACCCGCGGCGGTTCGACGTGATCGCGATTGGCATCACCCCGGAAGGCACCTGGGTGCTCACCGACGGCGACCCGGATGCACTGGCGATCACCGACCGGCGACTGCCCGAGGTCAGCGCCGGATCGGGCATCGAGTTGGCCCTGCCGGCCGATCCGCGCCGTGGCGGTCAGCTGGTCGCGCTGCCGCCCGGTGCGGGTGAGGCGTTGGCCTCGGTCGACGTGGTGTTCCCGGTGCTGCACGGCCCCTACGGCGAGGACGGCACGATCCAGGGGCTGCTCGAACTCGCCGGTGTGCCCTACGTCGGCGCCGGCGTGCTGGCCAGCGCGGTCGGCATGGACAAGGAATTCACCAAGAAGCTGCTCGCCGCCGAGGGACTGCCGGTCGGCCCGCACGCGGTGCTGCGCCCGTCCCGGCCGGCGCTGCAGCGGCAGGAGCGCGAGCGGTTGGGGCTGCCGGTATTCGTCAAACCCGCGCGGGGCGGGTCGTCGATCGGTGTCAGCCGGGTTTCGAGCTGGGACCAGCTGCCCGCAGCGGTCGCCGAGGCTCGCCGGCATGATCCGAAGGTGATCATCGAGGCCGCGATGATCGGTCGCGAGCTGGAATGTGGTGTGCTCGAAATGCCTGACGGCGCGGTGGAAGCCAGCACGGTGGGGGAGATCCGGGTGGCCGGGGTGCGCGGACGCGAGGACGCCTTCTACGACTTCGCGACCAAATACCTTGATGACGCGGCCGAATTGGACGTGCCGGCCAAGGTTGACGACGACGTCGCCGACGCCGTTCGTGAGCTCGCGATCCGGGCGTTTCGCGCCATCGACTGCCAGGGCCTGGCCCGGGTTGATTTCTTCCTCACCGACGAGGGGCCGGTGATCAACGAGGTGAACACGATGCCGGGGTTCACCACGATCTCGATGTACCCGCGGATGTGGGCGGCCAGCCACGTCGACTATCCCACGCTGGTGGCGACCATGGTGGACACGGCGTTGGCGCGGGGCGTGGGTCTGCACTAA
- a CDS encoding NAD(P)H-dependent glycerol-3-phosphate dehydrogenase, whose amino-acid sequence MTSTGGAIAVMGAGAWGTVLAKVLAEAGGPEAEVTLWARRADVAEHINATRYNPDYLPGTLLPPGIRATADAEGALRGASTVLLGVPAQTMRTNLEQWAPLLRDGATLVSLAKGIELGTLMRMSQVIVSVTGVDPAQVAVISGPNLASEIAQCQPAATVVACSDSGRAVALQRFLNSGYFRPYTNSDVVGTEIGGACKNVIALACGMAVGVGLGENTAAAIITRGLAEIMRLGLALGARDATLAGLAGVGDLVATCTSPHSRNRSLGERLGRGETMESALHGAPNGRDAHVVEGVTSCAAILSLASSYGVEMPLTDAVHRVCHMGLSVHDAIALLLGRSTKPE is encoded by the coding sequence ATGACCAGCACGGGAGGCGCCATCGCGGTGATGGGCGCCGGTGCCTGGGGCACGGTCCTGGCCAAGGTGCTCGCCGAGGCCGGCGGACCGGAAGCCGAGGTCACGCTGTGGGCGCGGCGAGCGGACGTCGCGGAGCACATCAATGCCACCCGCTACAACCCCGACTATCTTCCCGGCACGCTGCTGCCGCCGGGCATCCGTGCCACCGCCGACGCGGAAGGTGCGCTGCGCGGTGCGTCGACGGTGCTGCTCGGAGTTCCGGCGCAGACGATGCGGACCAACCTCGAGCAGTGGGCGCCGCTGTTGCGCGACGGCGCGACGCTGGTCAGTCTGGCCAAGGGCATTGAGCTGGGCACCCTGATGCGGATGAGCCAAGTGATCGTTTCGGTGACCGGAGTGGACCCGGCGCAGGTCGCGGTGATTTCGGGCCCCAACTTGGCCAGTGAGATAGCGCAGTGCCAGCCCGCGGCGACCGTCGTCGCGTGCAGCGACTCCGGTAGGGCGGTGGCGCTGCAACGCTTCTTGAACAGCGGCTACTTCCGCCCCTACACCAACTCCGACGTTGTCGGCACCGAGATCGGCGGTGCCTGCAAGAACGTCATTGCGCTTGCCTGTGGGATGGCAGTCGGCGTCGGCCTGGGCGAAAACACCGCGGCTGCGATCATCACCCGGGGCCTCGCGGAGATCATGCGGCTCGGGCTTGCGCTCGGCGCCAGGGACGCCACGCTGGCTGGCCTGGCCGGGGTGGGTGACCTGGTGGCCACCTGCACGTCACCGCATTCGCGCAACCGGTCGTTGGGCGAACGCCTGGGCCGGGGCGAGACCATGGAATCCGCGCTGCACGGCGCCCCCAACGGCAGGGACGCTCACGTCGTAGAGGGGGTGACGTCGTGTGCGGCGATACTCTCGCTGGCGTCCAGCTACGGCGTCGAAATGCCGCTGACCGACGCGGTGCACCGGGTCTGTCACATGGGGTTGTCGGTGCACGACGCGATAGCCCTGCTGTTGGGTCGCAGCACCAAGCCGGAATGA